Proteins encoded within one genomic window of Ideonella dechloratans:
- a CDS encoding methyl-accepting chemotaxis protein, with protein MPSRFHSLRLRLVAACGALVLLSLLVLAAVNQWTARRAALQNLTGQTLSLGHAHAAAIAEWMAQHRAVVESIGPAARDADPVPRLQQADKAGGFDTTYFGYADKRIVFSKPQDLPAGYDPTARPWYTSAAAGQGVVITEPYVDASTKKLVITFAQALREGGAVSAVAAGDVYMDGVSRSVASIRPTPHSFGFIVAKDGKVMVHEDVSKVLQPAVQLSPALADAGASADTLTEARIGDRAVLLGRQPIEGTDWTLVIALDRDEALAGVNAMLWQSLLGSLLLAGLAVAVVGGLIAARLRRLTLLRDAMRDVASGEGDLTRRIPADGHDELADIAGSFNRFVDKLQHTLRDIRGASESVRVASQEIANGNHDLSSRTESMASSLQQTASSMEQMTAQVGYSADTATQANQLAVSAAEAAQRGGDVVSQVVDSMNEISGSSRRMAEIIGVIDGIAFQTNILALNAAVEAARAGEQGRGFAVVASEVRQLAQRSAAAAKEIKGLIDTSTAHVASGAERVGRTGEVMQEIVGSVRRVSDLIGEIASAATEQRDGIGQVNQAVSQLDQVTQQNAALVEQSAAAASSLKEQAHRLAEAVGTFRIGEGR; from the coding sequence GTGCCATCCCGTTTTCATTCCCTGCGCCTGCGCCTGGTGGCCGCCTGCGGCGCTCTGGTGCTGCTCAGCCTGCTGGTGCTGGCGGCCGTCAACCAGTGGACCGCGCGCCGCGCGGCCCTGCAGAACCTGACCGGGCAGACCCTGTCCCTGGGGCATGCCCATGCCGCAGCCATCGCCGAGTGGATGGCCCAGCACCGGGCGGTGGTCGAATCCATCGGCCCGGCCGCCCGGGACGCCGACCCGGTGCCGCGCCTGCAGCAGGCCGACAAGGCCGGGGGTTTCGACACCACCTACTTCGGCTATGCGGACAAACGCATCGTCTTTTCCAAGCCGCAGGACCTGCCCGCAGGCTATGACCCGACCGCCCGGCCCTGGTACACCAGCGCCGCCGCCGGTCAGGGCGTGGTCATCACCGAGCCCTACGTGGACGCCAGCACCAAGAAGCTGGTGATCACCTTCGCCCAGGCCCTGCGAGAGGGCGGCGCGGTGAGCGCGGTGGCGGCCGGCGACGTCTACATGGACGGTGTCTCGCGCAGCGTGGCCTCCATCCGACCGACGCCGCACAGCTTCGGCTTCATCGTGGCCAAGGACGGCAAGGTGATGGTGCACGAGGATGTCAGCAAGGTGCTGCAGCCCGCGGTGCAGCTCTCCCCCGCCCTGGCCGACGCCGGCGCCTCCGCCGACACCCTGACCGAAGCACGCATCGGCGACCGCGCCGTGCTGCTGGGCCGCCAGCCCATCGAGGGCACCGACTGGACCCTGGTGATCGCCCTGGACCGGGACGAGGCGCTGGCCGGCGTCAACGCCATGCTGTGGCAATCCCTGCTGGGCAGCCTGCTGCTGGCGGGTCTGGCGGTGGCCGTGGTGGGCGGGCTGATCGCCGCGCGGCTGCGCCGCCTGACCCTGCTGCGCGACGCGATGCGCGACGTGGCCTCGGGTGAGGGCGACCTGACCCGCCGCATCCCGGCCGACGGCCACGACGAGCTGGCCGACATCGCCGGCAGCTTCAACCGTTTCGTCGACAAGCTGCAGCACACGCTGCGCGACATCCGCGGCGCCAGCGAATCGGTGCGGGTGGCCAGCCAGGAGATCGCCAACGGCAACCACGACCTGTCCTCGCGCACCGAGAGCATGGCCTCCAGCCTGCAGCAGACGGCCAGCTCGATGGAGCAGATGACCGCCCAGGTGGGCTACTCGGCCGACACGGCCACCCAGGCCAACCAGTTGGCGGTGTCCGCCGCCGAGGCCGCCCAGCGCGGTGGCGACGTGGTGAGCCAGGTGGTGGACAGCATGAACGAGATCTCCGGGAGCTCGCGCCGCATGGCCGAGATCATCGGCGTGATCGACGGCATCGCTTTCCAGACCAACATCCTGGCCCTGAACGCCGCGGTGGAAGCCGCCCGTGCCGGGGAACAGGGCCGCGGCTTCGCGGTGGTGGCCAGCGAGGTGCGCCAGCTGGCCCAGCGCAGCGCCGCCGCCGCCAAGGAGATCAAGGGCCTGATCGACACCTCGACCGCCCACGTGGCCAGCGGCGCCGAGCGCGTGGGCCGCACCGGCGAGGTGATGCAGGAGATCGTGGGCAGCGTGCGCCGGGTGTCCGATCTGATCGGCGAGATCGCCTCGGCCGCCACCGAGCAGCGCGACGGCATCGGCCAGGTCAACCAGGCCGTCAGCCAGCTCGACCAGGTGACGCAGCAGAACGCCGCGCTGGTGGAGCAGAGCGCCGCCGCCGCCAGCAGCCTGAAGGAGCAGGCGCACCGCCTGGCGGAGGCGGTGGGCACCTTCCGCATCGGCGAGGGCCGCTGA